One Caulobacter segnis genomic window carries:
- a CDS encoding response regulator, with product MRFDLLKILLVDDNPHMRLLLIEILRAIGVRQVYEALDGAEALTILRKVAIDVVFTDLSMKGLDGIEFVNLVRRSPDSPNPFCPIVMITGHSTERRVHEARDAGVNEFLAKPVTARGVIHRLSLLIENPRPFVRSQAYVGPDRRRRDGARYQGDRRRDEDRGVTYVDALQGPKHTPRA from the coding sequence GTGCGGTTCGATCTCCTGAAGATTCTGCTGGTCGACGACAATCCGCACATGCGGCTGCTGTTGATCGAGATCCTGCGCGCCATCGGCGTGCGCCAGGTCTATGAGGCGCTGGACGGGGCCGAAGCCCTGACGATCCTGCGCAAGGTCGCGATCGACGTGGTGTTCACCGACCTGTCGATGAAGGGCCTGGACGGCATCGAGTTCGTCAACCTGGTCCGCCGCTCGCCCGACAGCCCCAACCCGTTCTGCCCGATCGTGATGATCACCGGCCACTCGACCGAGCGCCGGGTGCACGAGGCGCGCGACGCCGGGGTCAACGAATTCCTGGCCAAGCCAGTGACCGCGCGCGGCGTCATTCATCGCCTAAGTCTGCTGATCGAGAACCCGCGCCCGTTCGTGCGCAGCCAGGCCTATGTCGGCCCTGACCGCCGCCGCCGCGACGGCGCCCGCTACCAGGGCGACCGGCGGCGCGACGAGGACCGGGGCGTGACCTATGTGGACGCCCTCCAGGGACCGAAGCACACACCTCGGGCATAG
- a CDS encoding M56 family metallopeptidase: MHPLFASAALALVAAWPASGLGWALGKTADRLTGDPEPRARAWSRAIALPPAVLALMVGASALPEETTAPVYQAALTSKAVASAGAAMNEASVRALSGFNGVETLGGVLILGALGGLAVAATRQILGRAKLKRIVREARPVSQELALAVRAAARRMDTGRPEVKVSDAIDQPLLAGLATPVILLPADLVARLDVPRLVPICAHELAHLKRGDNWRLLAEHLLGGLFWMVPPYAALRARAAAAREELADALALENAGPAVRRHYAETLIDVLRTRAAPALHPAFTGKGRRPTLMRLQAITDPRAPASFARRATLTLAGMLAVAAATVGSIALAQQGETQSRSRTVITSDQNGQYIDIRSDYVRVTNAEIVKGRLKIPDGQVSTYHGHVKIRGRLRPPETTVLVNGEAPPAGFDATALPDGAIKQLEVVNTMVGDRSRVTLNVVM, translated from the coding sequence ATGCACCCTCTGTTCGCGTCCGCCGCCCTCGCCCTCGTCGCCGCCTGGCCCGCCAGCGGCCTGGGCTGGGCGCTGGGCAAGACGGCCGATCGGCTGACCGGCGATCCCGAACCCCGGGCGCGCGCCTGGAGCCGGGCCATCGCCCTGCCGCCCGCGGTCCTGGCCCTGATGGTCGGCGCCTCGGCCCTGCCCGAGGAGACCACCGCCCCTGTCTATCAGGCGGCGCTGACCTCCAAGGCCGTCGCCTCGGCCGGCGCGGCGATGAACGAAGCCTCGGTGCGGGCGCTGTCGGGCTTCAACGGCGTCGAGACCCTGGGCGGCGTGCTGATCCTGGGCGCGCTGGGCGGCCTGGCGGTCGCGGCGACGCGCCAGATCCTGGGCCGCGCCAAGCTGAAGCGCATCGTCCGCGAGGCCCGTCCGGTCTCGCAGGAGCTGGCCCTGGCCGTCCGCGCCGCCGCCCGCCGCATGGACACCGGCCGGCCCGAGGTGAAGGTCAGCGACGCCATCGACCAGCCGCTGCTGGCGGGCCTGGCCACGCCGGTCATCCTGCTGCCCGCCGACCTGGTCGCGCGTCTGGACGTCCCGCGCCTGGTTCCGATCTGCGCCCACGAACTGGCCCACCTGAAGCGCGGCGACAACTGGCGATTGCTGGCCGAGCACCTGCTGGGCGGCCTGTTCTGGATGGTCCCGCCCTACGCCGCGCTTCGGGCTCGCGCGGCCGCCGCTCGGGAAGAGCTGGCCGACGCCCTGGCCCTGGAGAACGCCGGGCCGGCGGTGCGCCGCCACTACGCCGAGACCCTGATCGACGTGCTGCGCACCCGCGCCGCGCCCGCCCTGCACCCGGCCTTCACCGGCAAGGGAAGGAGACCGACCCTCATGCGCCTGCAAGCCATCACCGATCCCCGCGCCCCGGCCAGCTTCGCGCGCCGCGCCACCCTGACCCTGGCCGGCATGCTGGCCGTGGCCGCCGCCACCGTCGGCTCGATCGCCCTGGCCCAGCAGGGCGAGACCCAAAGCCGCAGCCGGACGGTGATCACCTCCGACCAGAATGGCCAATACATCGACATCCGCTCGGACTACGTCCGGGTCACCAACGCCGAGATCGTCAAGGGCCGCCTGAAGATCCCCGACGGCCAGGTCTCGACCTATCACGGCCACGTCAAGATCCGCGGCCGCCTGCGTCCGCCCGAGACCACCGTGCTGGTCAACGGCGAGGCCCCGCCGGCGGGCTTCGACGCCACAGCCCTGCCGGACGGGGCGATCAAGCAGCTGGAAGTGGTCAACACGATGGTGGGCGACCGATCCCGCGTGACGCTGAACGTCGTCATGTAG
- a CDS encoding DUF6289 family protein: MIRKLATTIALVGSVALSFLPAAALSAPPFGWDRTYYDDASYTTEVGAETRYCNGYTNLYWGVKTPYYVTETFPCE, encoded by the coding sequence ATGATCCGCAAACTTGCCACGACGATCGCTCTGGTCGGCTCCGTCGCCCTGAGCTTCCTTCCGGCCGCGGCCCTGTCGGCCCCGCCGTTCGGGTGGGACCGCACCTATTACGATGACGCCTCGTACACCACCGAGGTGGGGGCCGAGACCCGGTACTGCAACGGCTACACGAACCTCTATTGGGGCGTGAAGACGCCCTACTACGTGACCGAGACCTTCCCCTGCGAATAG
- a CDS encoding M56 family metallopeptidase has product MHPLLASTAMGLVAAWPVGVLGLGLGRLVERLTDDPRPRAAAWSLAYALPAGALAATVALTFAPRPAAPAAVAPPVVAATRVTAAAPAWTPEAELADRLAWSLVVLSSAGLLARGWRLERGRRRLAAIRAQAEPCQDASLVEAVRQRAARLGVKVPGVRISAEIAAPLLAGARRPTILLPKALVETTDTQRLALICGHELAHLRRGDNWRIPAEEALAGLFWLTPPVGALRGRMLAAREAVCDLTALDGAAPEVRRDYARVLVEALRMSAAPSPTFESAFTGRDRGLVGMRLSAILRPGGGVSAVRVGLAVALGGVLTAATGAGSLALADQARRLAPPEAASAEVEQVRQASEATRAVAAQDAADATTVRAMAEDATPAAEAAPMQAQAAPAAEPVDAVASVTSPAPPAPPAPMAGPAPVSPPAPAPMAAPMAAMGSLSPRPDPRPQPDPRPNPQPTPNPQPRFDARAAAEPSIVVRTDVQNTVRITVPANAGEDLSRRIKVLDPSARSRATSTSRTSVGVTITNERNDPWSR; this is encoded by the coding sequence ATGCATCCTCTGCTCGCTTCCACCGCCATGGGCCTGGTCGCCGCCTGGCCCGTCGGCGTCCTGGGCCTGGGCCTGGGCCGCCTGGTCGAACGCCTGACCGACGATCCGCGCCCGCGCGCCGCCGCCTGGAGCCTGGCCTACGCCCTGCCCGCCGGCGCCCTGGCCGCGACCGTGGCCCTGACCTTCGCGCCGAGGCCGGCGGCGCCCGCCGCCGTGGCGCCGCCCGTCGTCGCGGCGACGCGCGTCACGGCCGCCGCCCCGGCCTGGACGCCCGAAGCCGAGCTGGCCGACCGGCTGGCCTGGAGCCTCGTCGTCCTGTCGAGCGCTGGCCTGCTGGCGCGCGGCTGGCGCCTGGAGCGGGGCCGCCGTCGCCTGGCGGCCATCCGCGCCCAGGCCGAACCCTGCCAGGACGCCAGCCTGGTCGAGGCCGTCCGCCAGCGCGCCGCGCGCCTGGGCGTGAAGGTCCCCGGCGTGCGGATCAGCGCCGAGATCGCCGCGCCGCTGCTGGCCGGCGCGCGTCGACCGACGATCCTGCTGCCCAAGGCCCTGGTCGAGACGACCGACACCCAGCGCCTGGCGCTGATCTGCGGCCACGAGCTGGCCCACCTGCGCCGGGGCGACAACTGGCGGATCCCGGCCGAGGAGGCCCTGGCCGGCCTGTTCTGGCTGACCCCGCCGGTCGGCGCCCTGCGCGGCCGCATGCTGGCCGCCCGCGAGGCGGTCTGCGACCTGACCGCCCTGGACGGCGCCGCGCCCGAGGTCCGCCGCGACTACGCCCGCGTGCTGGTCGAGGCCCTGCGGATGAGCGCCGCGCCCTCGCCCACCTTCGAGTCGGCCTTCACCGGTCGCGATCGCGGCCTGGTCGGCATGCGCCTGTCGGCCATCCTGCGGCCGGGCGGCGGCGTCTCGGCGGTCCGCGTCGGACTGGCCGTCGCCCTGGGCGGCGTGCTGACGGCGGCCACCGGCGCCGGCTCGCTGGCCCTGGCCGACCAGGCCCGCCGCCTGGCGCCGCCCGAAGCCGCCTCGGCCGAGGTCGAGCAGGTCCGCCAGGCGTCCGAGGCGACCCGCGCCGTCGCCGCCCAGGACGCCGCCGACGCCACGACCGTTCGCGCAATGGCGGAGGACGCGACCCCGGCCGCCGAGGCCGCGCCGATGCAGGCCCAGGCCGCTCCCGCCGCCGAACCGGTCGACGCCGTCGCCAGCGTCACGTCACCCGCCCCGCCGGCGCCGCCCGCGCCGATGGCCGGCCCCGCCCCCGTCTCGCCGCCCGCGCCGGCCCCGATGGCGGCCCCAATGGCGGCCATGGGCTCGCTGTCGCCGCGACCCGATCCGCGCCCGCAGCCTGATCCACGGCCCAACCCGCAGCCTACCCCGAACCCGCAGCCCCGTTTCGACGCGCGGGCCGCGGCCGAGCCGTCGATCGTGGTCCGCACCGACGTCCAGAACACTGTCCGGATCACCGTACCCGCCAACGCCGGCGAGGATCTGTCCCGACGGATCAAGGTCCTCGATCCGTCGGCGAGGAGTCGCGCGACATCCACGTCCAGGACCAGCGTCGGCGTCACGATCACCAACGAACGCAACGATCCCTGGTCCCGCTAG
- the aroC gene encoding chorismate synthase — protein sequence MSHNTFGHLFRVTTWGESHGPALGCVVDGVPPGIALTAEMIQGFLDKRRPGQGKFVTQRQEPDAVKILSGVFEDERSNGQRTTGTPISLMIENTDQRSKDYGEIAQAFRPGHADYPYFAKYGVRDYRGGGRSSARETAARVAAGAVARLVIPGVTIRAALVQIGPHKINRDNWDWAQTEQNPYWSPDAAAIPIWEEHLETIRKAGSSTGAVVEVEATGVPAGWGAPLYGKLDAELAAALMSINAAKGVEIGEGFASAALTGEDNADAMRMGDDGQPLFLSNHAGGVLGGISTGQPVVARVAFKPTSSILIPRQTLNEAGEEIDLRTKGRHDPCVGIRGVPVVEAMTACVLADAFLRHRGQTGGHVFAPGEHR from the coding sequence ATGTCGCACAACACCTTCGGTCACCTGTTCCGCGTCACCACCTGGGGCGAAAGCCACGGCCCGGCGCTCGGCTGCGTCGTCGACGGCGTGCCGCCGGGCATCGCCCTGACGGCCGAGATGATCCAGGGCTTCCTCGACAAGCGCCGCCCCGGCCAGGGCAAGTTCGTCACCCAGCGCCAGGAGCCGGACGCGGTGAAGATCCTGTCGGGCGTGTTCGAGGACGAGCGCTCGAATGGCCAGCGCACGACCGGCACGCCGATCAGCCTGATGATCGAGAACACTGACCAGCGGTCCAAGGACTACGGCGAGATCGCCCAGGCCTTCCGCCCCGGCCACGCCGACTATCCCTATTTCGCCAAGTATGGCGTCCGCGACTATCGCGGCGGCGGCCGCAGCTCGGCGCGCGAGACGGCCGCGCGGGTAGCGGCCGGCGCCGTGGCGCGGCTGGTGATCCCCGGCGTGACGATCCGAGCCGCCCTGGTGCAGATCGGCCCGCACAAGATCAACCGCGACAACTGGGACTGGGCGCAAACCGAGCAGAACCCCTACTGGTCGCCGGACGCAGCCGCCATCCCGATCTGGGAAGAGCACCTGGAGACGATCCGCAAGGCCGGCTCCTCGACCGGGGCCGTCGTCGAGGTCGAGGCCACGGGCGTCCCGGCCGGCTGGGGCGCGCCGCTCTACGGCAAGCTGGACGCCGAACTGGCCGCCGCCCTGATGTCGATCAACGCCGCCAAGGGCGTCGAGATCGGCGAGGGCTTCGCCAGCGCCGCCCTGACCGGCGAGGACAATGCCGACGCCATGCGCATGGGCGACGACGGCCAGCCGCTGTTCCTGTCCAACCACGCCGGCGGCGTGCTGGGCGGCATCTCCACCGGCCAGCCGGTGGTGGCCCGCGTGGCCTTCAAGCCGACCTCGTCGATCCTGATCCCGCGTCAGACCCTCAACGAGGCCGGCGAGGAGATCGACCTGCGCACCAAGGGCCGCCACGATCCCTGCGTGGGCATCCGCGGCGTGCCGGTGGTGGAAGCCATGACCGCCTGCGTGCTAGCCGACGCCTTCCTGCGCCATCGCGGCCAGACCGGCGGCCACGTGTTCGCGCCAGGCGAGCACCGCTGA
- a CDS encoding pectate lyase, protein MLARHLSAAVGALALTLAAGSALAGDVLAFPGAEGAGRFSAGGRGGAVLRVTNLDDDGPGSLRAAIEAKGPRTVVFDVAGTIQLKRELKISNGQITIAGQTAPGGGITLRDQTFVISADDVIIRFIRSRLGAESKVEGDAIWISGGRRIILDHVSASWSVDETLSASARYDRPGQGFYDLTVQWSIIAESLAHSIHVKGDHGYGSLVRGGDGSKISFHHNLWANHMARMPRPGNYEGPDKDPVGAFFDFRSNVFYNWGKGHAGYDADKAALAAYNFVDNAYVPGPNSGKNVAFQESNSLAKAWFAGNSMAGAVPADPWSLVTFTIPEPAGYRLSAPLDVGAVTPEPADKTYERVLADAGASVWRDPVDRRILDGVKTRQGKVIDTQADVGGWPVLPEGKAARDSDGDGMPDAWEKAHGLDPRKPDGAVVGKDGWTNLELYLADAAKVRAS, encoded by the coding sequence ATGCTTGCTCGCCACCTCAGCGCCGCCGTCGGCGCGCTCGCCCTGACGCTCGCGGCCGGCTCGGCCCTGGCGGGCGACGTCCTGGCCTTCCCCGGCGCCGAGGGCGCGGGCCGGTTCAGCGCGGGCGGCCGAGGCGGCGCGGTGTTGCGGGTCACCAACCTGGACGACGACGGCCCCGGCAGCTTGCGCGCCGCGATCGAGGCCAAGGGCCCGCGCACGGTCGTCTTCGACGTCGCCGGCACCATCCAGCTGAAGCGCGAGTTGAAGATCAGCAACGGCCAGATCACCATCGCCGGCCAGACCGCGCCGGGCGGCGGGATCACCCTGCGCGACCAGACCTTCGTCATCAGCGCCGACGACGTGATCATCCGCTTCATCCGCTCGCGCCTGGGCGCGGAGAGCAAGGTCGAGGGCGACGCGATCTGGATCTCGGGCGGCCGGCGGATCATCCTGGACCACGTCTCGGCCAGCTGGTCGGTTGACGAGACCCTGTCGGCCTCGGCCCGCTACGACCGGCCTGGTCAGGGCTTCTATGATCTGACCGTCCAGTGGTCGATCATCGCCGAGAGCCTGGCCCACTCGATCCACGTCAAGGGCGACCACGGCTACGGCAGCCTGGTGCGCGGCGGCGACGGCAGCAAGATCAGCTTCCACCACAATCTGTGGGCCAACCATATGGCCCGCATGCCGCGCCCGGGCAACTACGAGGGCCCGGACAAGGACCCGGTCGGGGCGTTCTTCGATTTCCGCTCGAACGTCTTCTACAACTGGGGCAAGGGCCATGCCGGCTACGACGCCGACAAGGCGGCCCTGGCGGCGTACAACTTCGTCGACAACGCCTATGTCCCGGGCCCGAACTCGGGAAAGAACGTCGCTTTCCAGGAGAGCAACAGCCTGGCCAAGGCCTGGTTCGCCGGCAACAGCATGGCCGGCGCGGTTCCGGCCGATCCCTGGAGCCTGGTGACCTTCACCATTCCCGAGCCGGCCGGCTATCGCCTGTCCGCGCCGCTGGACGTGGGCGCGGTGACGCCCGAACCAGCCGACAAGACCTATGAGCGCGTCCTGGCCGACGCCGGCGCCTCGGTGTGGCGCGATCCCGTGGACCGGCGGATCCTGGACGGCGTGAAGACGCGACAGGGCAAGGTGATCGACACCCAGGCCGACGTCGGCGGCTGGCCGGTCCTGCCGGAGGGCAAGGCGGCCAGGGACTCTGACGGCGACGGCATGCCCGACGCCTGGGAGAAGGCTCACGGGCTGGATCCGAGAAAGCCTGACGGGGCGGTCGTGGGCAAGGACGGGTGGACGAACCTGGAGCTCTATCTGGCTGATGCGGCGAAGGTGCGGGCAAGCTGA
- a CDS encoding BlaI/MecI/CopY family transcriptional regulator yields the protein MTEPSDLELEVLKAFWRGGAMSAREAQGLIEPELGWSASTTRTVLERMVAKGLLVRRSVHGLAVYEAHKGKVDVIGGVLNRLRGLLEIDGRLPASAFAGSQILSETEIQELETLLNTSKKDAE from the coding sequence ATGACCGAACCCTCCGACCTGGAACTGGAAGTGCTGAAGGCCTTCTGGCGCGGCGGCGCGATGAGCGCCCGGGAGGCGCAGGGTCTGATCGAGCCCGAACTGGGCTGGAGCGCCTCGACCACCCGCACCGTGCTGGAGCGGATGGTGGCCAAGGGCCTGCTGGTGCGCCGCTCGGTGCACGGCCTGGCGGTCTACGAGGCGCACAAGGGCAAGGTCGACGTGATCGGCGGGGTGCTGAACCGCCTGCGCGGCCTCCTGGAGATCGACGGCCGCCTGCCGGCCTCGGCCTTCGCCGGCAGCCAGATCCTGTCGGAGACCGAGATCCAGGAACTGGAGACCCTGCTCAACACCAGCAAGAAGGACGCCGAGTGA